A region of Nostoc sp. 'Peltigera membranacea cyanobiont' N6 DNA encodes the following proteins:
- a CDS encoding UPF0182 family protein: MYRKWGFRLLIVFFGLWLLLDLGSHLGADIFWFQEVGYLQVFLLRVLTRGILWVVVAGVTAAYLLLNLALAQRLKYSPSLKIEEVRREEAELTSELTNFLSPSYPRRNETRRLPPQRFKKLRLRGLLPLTLVLSLLIGLMLVHYGQIALFYWHSPVDRGILPIPALFRPETIWQLLKQIVSQVWYLSLIGGVAIAILIYPQFLLTAIAILFSPIFAFILFQHWPKVLQYFHPTSFNSTDPLFGRDISFYIFSLPVWELLELWLMGLCLYGFVAVTLIYLLSADSLSQGIFPGFSSQQQRHLFGMGGLLMLVVALSYWQSRYELVYSSRGVSYGASYTDVTAQLPAYTFLGVVAVAIAFYLLWRTFFWKPKSQYRPLGFYGLGIYLLLVVAADVVLPTVVQYLIVQPNELQREQPYIQRTIALTRQAFDLEAIDAKGFNPQGTLTEADIQKNDLTIRNIRLWDQRPLLETNRQLQQIRPYYRFPDADIDRYTLKTDVTSRQPLASQKLPQPKQEAIEPTERQQVLIAARELDYNAVPQEAQTWVNRHLIYTHGFGFTVSPVNTVGPGGLPEYFVKDISDDSSALKTSSKAIRESIPIGQPRIYYGEIANTYVMTGTRVRELDYPSGSDNVYNSYDGLGGVEIGSAWRRWLFAMHLKDWQMALTQDFLPETKLLLRRNVKQRIQAIAPFLKFDSDPYLVAAVANQDFPSNPSYLYWIIDAYTTSDRYPYSDTGNDGINYIRNSVKVVVDAYNGSVNFYIADSSDPIIATWSRIFPQMFKPLSTMPVNLRSHTRYPVDFFKIQSERLMTYHMTDPQVFYNREDQWQIPNEIYGSEPRPVEPYYLITSLPTAPVVGAASGREEFILLLPYTPRQRTNLIAWLAARSDGVNYGKLLLYTFPKERLVYGPEQIEARINQDPVISQQISLWNRQGSKAIQGNLLVIPIEQSLLYVEPIYLEAAQNSLPTLVRVVVAYENRIVMAQTLEQALQAIFKPEVVPAPAIIRPFEEVAPPG; this comes from the coding sequence ATGTATCGGAAATGGGGCTTTAGACTATTAATTGTATTCTTCGGGCTGTGGCTACTGTTGGATCTGGGTTCCCACTTGGGTGCAGATATATTTTGGTTTCAGGAAGTTGGCTACCTCCAAGTTTTTCTTTTGAGGGTGTTGACTCGCGGTATTTTGTGGGTAGTCGTAGCTGGGGTAACTGCTGCCTATTTACTATTAAATCTGGCTTTAGCACAACGACTAAAATATTCGCCGTCTCTGAAGATTGAAGAAGTCAGGCGTGAGGAAGCAGAACTCACCAGTGAATTAACAAATTTTCTCAGCCCTAGTTATCCAAGACGCAACGAAACCCGGAGACTTCCGCCGCAACGCTTTAAAAAACTGAGATTGCGGGGGTTATTACCTCTAACTCTAGTACTGAGTTTGTTAATCGGGTTGATGCTGGTTCACTATGGTCAAATTGCTCTTTTTTACTGGCATTCTCCAGTCGATCGGGGTATTTTACCCATTCCTGCCCTATTCCGACCAGAGACAATCTGGCAACTATTAAAGCAGATTGTCTCTCAAGTCTGGTATCTCAGTTTAATTGGGGGAGTAGCGATCGCAATCTTAATCTATCCCCAATTTTTACTCACTGCGATCGCAATTCTCTTCAGTCCGATTTTTGCATTCATCCTATTCCAACACTGGCCAAAGGTGCTGCAATATTTCCACCCTACCTCTTTCAACAGCACTGACCCTTTATTTGGTCGAGATATCAGCTTTTACATATTTTCTTTACCCGTTTGGGAACTGCTAGAACTCTGGCTGATGGGATTATGTTTGTATGGTTTTGTCGCCGTTACTCTCATTTATCTTTTGTCAGCAGACAGTTTGAGTCAGGGAATTTTCCCTGGTTTTTCGTCGCAGCAGCAGCGTCATTTATTCGGTATGGGTGGCTTGTTGATGTTGGTAGTGGCTTTGAGTTATTGGCAAAGTCGCTATGAACTCGTGTATTCTAGCCGTGGTGTAAGTTATGGTGCTAGCTATACAGATGTGACAGCCCAGTTGCCAGCTTATACTTTCTTGGGCGTTGTGGCTGTGGCGATCGCATTTTACCTACTTTGGCGAACGTTTTTCTGGAAACCTAAATCTCAGTATCGCCCCTTGGGATTTTACGGTTTGGGGATTTATCTACTACTAGTTGTAGCAGCTGACGTTGTTTTACCTACGGTAGTGCAATATTTAATTGTCCAACCGAATGAGTTGCAACGAGAGCAACCCTACATTCAGCGTACTATCGCCTTGACTCGCCAAGCATTCGATTTAGAAGCGATCGATGCCAAAGGCTTCAATCCTCAAGGAACACTGACTGAAGCTGATATTCAAAAAAATGACTTGACAATTCGGAATATTCGCCTTTGGGATCAGCGACCACTATTAGAAACTAACCGTCAGCTGCAACAAATTCGACCGTATTATCGGTTTCCCGATGCCGATATCGATCGATATACTCTGAAAACAGATGTAACTTCACGCCAACCATTAGCGTCCCAAAAGTTACCACAACCTAAGCAGGAAGCAATTGAACCAACAGAACGGCAACAAGTACTGATTGCGGCGCGAGAATTAGACTACAATGCTGTACCCCAGGAAGCTCAAACATGGGTTAACCGCCATTTAATTTATACCCACGGTTTCGGGTTTACTGTTAGCCCAGTTAATACAGTTGGCCCCGGTGGACTACCAGAATATTTTGTCAAAGATATTAGTGATGATAGTAGCGCTCTCAAAACTTCCAGTAAAGCTATTCGTGAAAGCATTCCTATTGGGCAACCCCGAATTTATTACGGTGAAATAGCCAATACTTATGTAATGACTGGCACAAGAGTTAGAGAGTTAGACTACCCCAGTGGTAGTGACAATGTTTACAACTCTTACGATGGTCTGGGTGGCGTTGAAATCGGTTCAGCATGGCGACGCTGGTTATTTGCCATGCATTTGAAAGATTGGCAGATGGCGCTGACGCAAGACTTTTTACCAGAGACAAAATTGCTACTGCGGCGAAATGTCAAGCAAAGAATTCAAGCGATCGCCCCTTTTTTGAAATTTGATAGCGATCCCTATTTAGTAGCTGCTGTTGCTAATCAAGATTTCCCCAGTAATCCCAGTTATCTGTACTGGATTATTGATGCCTACACAACGAGCGATCGCTATCCTTACTCAGATACTGGTAACGATGGGATTAACTACATTCGCAATTCTGTCAAAGTAGTGGTTGATGCCTACAACGGCAGTGTTAATTTCTATATTGCCGATTCCAGCGATCCGATAATTGCCACTTGGTCAAGAATATTTCCCCAAATGTTTAAACCGCTCAGTACAATGCCTGTTAATCTCCGCAGTCATACCCGCTATCCTGTGGACTTTTTCAAAATTCAATCTGAGCGGTTGATGACCTACCACATGACCGATCCCCAGGTATTTTACAATCGGGAAGACCAGTGGCAGATTCCTAATGAAATCTATGGCAGTGAACCCCGTCCTGTAGAGCCGTACTATTTGATTACTAGTCTACCCACTGCACCGGTTGTTGGCGCAGCCTCTGGTAGAGAAGAGTTTATTTTGCTTCTCCCCTATACTCCCAGACAACGGACTAATTTAATCGCTTGGTTAGCGGCGCGATCGGATGGTGTTAATTACGGTAAGTTATTGTTATATACTTTTCCTAAAGAAAGACTGGTCTATGGGCCGGAGCAAATCGAAGCGCGGATTAACCAAGACCCAGTAATCTCTCAGCAAATTTCCCTCTGGAATCGCCAGGGATCGAAAGCCATTCAAGGCAATCTATTAGTAATTCCTATTGAGCAATCGCTGCTGTATGTCGAGCCAATCTATTTAGAAGCTGCACAAAATAGCTTACCAACCTTGGTGCGGGTAGTAGTGGCTTACGAAAATCGAATTGTCATGGCCCAAACTTTAGAGCAAGCATTGCAGGCAATTTTTAAACCAGAAGTTGTACCAGCCCCTGCAATTATCCGTCCTTTTGAAGAAGTTGCCCCACCAGGTTAA
- a CDS encoding CAP domain-containing protein: MFRQTAFGIALSALVLASGLTTVPIPNYPSTNTSTRNKLLSLFSSQVAISTPTFKTTELEKSVFEQINRYRASKGLPKLTLNANITRQARIHSQNMAKGKTPFSHQGFEKRVKAVPLRYNSAAENVAFNRGYSNPVEEAVTGWINSPGHLKNLKGNYNLTGIGVATNNQGEVYLTQIFFRTR, translated from the coding sequence ATGTTCCGACAAACTGCTTTTGGCATCGCTTTAAGTGCGCTTGTCCTTGCTAGTGGATTAACGACTGTTCCGATACCAAATTATCCTTCTACAAATACATCCACCCGTAATAAGCTGTTGTCGCTCTTTTCCAGTCAGGTTGCAATATCGACTCCTACTTTTAAAACTACTGAGTTAGAAAAATCAGTTTTTGAGCAAATTAATCGATATCGGGCTTCTAAAGGACTGCCAAAGTTGACCCTCAATGCAAATATTACTCGACAGGCAAGAATTCATAGTCAAAATATGGCTAAGGGTAAAACCCCATTTAGCCATCAGGGATTTGAAAAGCGAGTTAAAGCTGTCCCTCTTCGCTACAACAGTGCGGCGGAAAATGTTGCTTTCAACCGGGGATATAGTAACCCTGTGGAGGAAGCTGTGACTGGTTGGATCAATAGTCCGGGACATCTAAAGAATCTTAAAGGCAATTACAACCTCACTGGAATTGGCGTTGCGACTAATAATCAAGGGGAAGTCTACCTGACACAAATATTTTTTCGCACTAGGTAG
- a CDS encoding glycoside hydrolase 100 family protein: MNSAIDPNSQLEAEAWEFLEKSIIYYQGKPVGTVAAHDPEVDALNYDQCFLRDFVPSALVFLMYGKAEIVRNFLVETLKLQSHEKQMDCFEAGAGLMPASFKVHSNGNEEFLVADFGEQAIARVPPIDSCMWWILLLRAYEKATDDLSLARQPDFQAGIKLILDLCLVHRFSMYPTMLVPDGAFMIDRRMGVYEHPLEIQALFYASLRAACELLLSDGDGDIYLGKVNRRLGSLKYHIRNYYWLDLKRLGEIYRYKGNEFGKEIVNKFNIHSESIPTWLTEWLPETGGYLAGNLGPGRMDFRFFALGNLMAILASLASDTESESIMNLFAQRWQDLIGYMPVKICFPAMDGLEWRIVTGCDSKNSAWSYHNGGNWPVLLWLFAAAALKTGRTELAQVAIAIAEKRLFKDRFPEYYDGNNGRLIGKEARINQTWSIAGLLAAKKFVENPDYLELICFPEGLEGPGCSL; the protein is encoded by the coding sequence ATGAATAGCGCGATCGATCCGAACAGTCAACTGGAAGCAGAAGCCTGGGAATTTTTGGAAAAGTCCATAATCTATTACCAGGGAAAACCCGTTGGGACTGTAGCTGCCCACGATCCAGAGGTAGATGCACTCAATTATGACCAGTGCTTTCTCCGCGATTTTGTGCCTTCTGCCTTGGTGTTTCTAATGTACGGAAAGGCAGAGATTGTCCGTAACTTCTTAGTAGAAACACTGAAATTACAAAGTCATGAAAAGCAAATGGATTGCTTTGAAGCAGGAGCGGGTTTGATGCCTGCAAGTTTCAAAGTACATTCTAATGGGAATGAGGAATTTTTGGTCGCTGATTTTGGTGAGCAGGCGATCGCTCGTGTTCCCCCAATTGATTCTTGTATGTGGTGGATTCTCTTGCTACGGGCTTATGAAAAGGCTACCGACGATTTGTCCTTGGCGCGTCAGCCAGATTTTCAAGCCGGAATCAAACTAATTTTGGATCTTTGCCTAGTACATCGGTTTTCCATGTACCCAACCATGTTAGTTCCCGATGGCGCGTTTATGATTGACCGTCGGATGGGAGTCTACGAACATCCTCTAGAAATTCAAGCTTTGTTCTACGCTTCTCTGAGGGCAGCTTGTGAATTGCTTTTATCAGATGGAGATGGCGATATTTACCTCGGCAAAGTCAATAGGCGATTGGGATCTTTGAAATATCATATCCGCAACTATTATTGGCTAGACCTAAAGCGATTGGGAGAAATCTATCGTTATAAGGGTAACGAATTTGGTAAAGAAATTGTTAATAAATTCAATATCCACTCAGAATCAATCCCCACTTGGTTAACCGAGTGGTTGCCCGAAACTGGAGGATATTTAGCGGGAAATCTAGGGCCGGGACGGATGGATTTTCGCTTTTTTGCTCTGGGAAATCTAATGGCAATCTTAGCTTCCTTAGCCAGCGATACAGAATCTGAAAGCATCATGAATTTATTTGCCCAACGCTGGCAAGACTTGATCGGCTATATGCCTGTTAAAATTTGCTTTCCGGCAATGGATGGTTTAGAGTGGAGAATTGTTACAGGATGTGACTCTAAGAACAGCGCTTGGTCTTATCACAACGGTGGTAACTGGCCAGTTTTACTGTGGTTATTTGCGGCTGCGGCATTAAAAACCGGACGAACAGAACTTGCTCAAGTGGCGATCGCGATCGCCGAAAAGCGTTTATTTAAGGACAGATTCCCGGAATACTACGATGGCAACAATGGTCGTTTAATTGGCAAAGAGGCTAGAATCAATCAAACTTGGAGTATTGCCGGATTACTGGCCGCTAAAAAGTTCGTGGAAAATCCAGATTACTTAGAATTAATCTGTTTTCCAGAGGGTCTTGAAGGGCCAGGCTGTAGCCTGTAG
- a CDS encoding translation initiation factor, protein MSSSNSKSSDKSFVYREFGNDNSAATERPIPELPPQQQNLKVQASRKGRKGKTVTVISGFQAKPETLADLVKQLKTQCGTGGTLKDNEIEIQGEHKQKIVEILTKLGYKAKISGG, encoded by the coding sequence ATGTCTTCTTCCAATTCTAAATCTTCTGACAAAAGCTTTGTTTACCGCGAATTTGGCAATGACAATTCTGCCGCTACAGAAAGACCAATTCCAGAACTACCTCCTCAACAACAAAATCTTAAAGTACAAGCTTCTCGCAAAGGACGCAAAGGCAAAACTGTCACAGTGATTAGCGGTTTTCAAGCTAAACCGGAAACTTTGGCAGATTTGGTGAAGCAGTTGAAAACCCAGTGTGGGACAGGTGGAACACTTAAAGATAACGAAATTGAAATTCAGGGCGAACACAAGCAGAAAATTGTTGAGATTTTGACCAAGCTAGGTTATAAAGCCAAAATTAGCGGTGGCTAA
- the trpB gene encoding tryptophan synthase subunit beta gives MTTTPLSPSSTVQVPDALGRFGRFGGKYVPETLMPALAELETAYQQYRNDPGFQAELQQLLRDYVGRATPLYFAERLTTHYARPDRTGPQIYLKREDLNHTGAHKINNALGQVLLAKRMGKQRIIAETGAGQHGVATATVCARFGLECVIYMGVHDMERQSLNVFRMQLMGAEVRPVEAGTGTLKDATSEAIRDWVTNVETTHYILGSVAGPHPYPMMVRDFHAVIGQETRVQAMEKWGALPDILLACVGGGSNAMGLFYEFINESSIRFIGIEAAGEGVNTEKHAATLTKGRVGVLHGAMSYLLQDEDGQIIEAHSISAGLDYPGVGPEHSYLKDTGRAEYYSVTDAEALAAFQRLSKLEGIIPALETAHAIAYLETLCPQLSGSPRIVINCSGRGDKDVQTVAKLLEQS, from the coding sequence GTGACTACCACTCCCCTCTCTCCAAGTTCAACTGTTCAGGTTCCCGATGCGCTAGGTCGCTTTGGACGCTTCGGCGGTAAATATGTGCCTGAAACGCTGATGCCTGCGCTTGCTGAATTAGAAACAGCTTATCAACAATACCGCAATGACCCTGGTTTTCAAGCAGAATTACAGCAGTTGTTACGGGATTATGTAGGACGCGCCACACCATTGTATTTCGCTGAACGCCTGACTACTCATTATGCCCGACCCGATCGCACCGGGCCACAAATTTATTTAAAGCGCGAAGATTTAAATCATACTGGCGCTCACAAAATCAATAATGCCCTTGGTCAGGTATTGTTGGCGAAACGCATGGGTAAGCAACGGATTATTGCCGAAACGGGGGCTGGACAACATGGAGTTGCTACAGCCACTGTTTGCGCTCGTTTTGGGCTGGAATGCGTAATTTATATGGGCGTTCATGATATGGAACGCCAATCTTTAAATGTGTTTAGAATGCAGTTGATGGGGGCAGAAGTGCGTCCGGTGGAAGCGGGAACGGGAACTCTGAAGGATGCCACTTCTGAAGCAATCCGCGATTGGGTAACAAATGTGGAAACAACTCACTACATCCTGGGTTCAGTAGCAGGGCCCCATCCTTACCCGATGATGGTACGTGATTTCCATGCAGTAATTGGTCAAGAAACTCGCGTCCAAGCAATGGAAAAGTGGGGCGCACTTCCTGATATTCTCTTGGCTTGTGTAGGTGGTGGTTCCAATGCGATGGGACTATTCTATGAGTTTATTAATGAGTCTTCTATCCGGTTCATTGGGATTGAGGCTGCCGGAGAAGGTGTTAATACCGAAAAACACGCAGCAACCTTGACAAAAGGACGAGTTGGTGTATTGCACGGAGCAATGAGTTATCTATTACAAGATGAAGATGGGCAAATCATTGAGGCCCACTCAATTAGTGCGGGGTTAGATTATCCGGGTGTGGGGCCAGAACATAGCTATTTGAAAGACACTGGTCGCGCCGAATACTATAGTGTGACGGATGCAGAAGCTTTGGCAGCATTCCAGAGATTATCGAAATTGGAAGGGATTATCCCGGCATTGGAAACAGCCCATGCGATCGCCTATCTCGAAACCCTATGTCCCCAACTAAGCGGTAGTCCCCGAATTGTCATAAACTGCTCTGGACGCGGTGATAAAGATGTACAAACGGTAGCCAAGTTATTAGAACAATCGTAA
- a CDS encoding ShlB/FhaC/HecB family hemolysin secretion/activation protein — MRWYLKFRVQCVFLVPGVLLVASISPSYGDLSNSSVFLELPQILAQAANPEGDPNRQRFPQSAPAPEPLPPETQKPVQPIPTPEPSSVPVVESIQVKKIEVTGSTILKSEQLNAITRPVEGRSVSLEELRKVADDITQIYLERGYITSRAILVDQAITGGVVQIRVIEGGLEKIEIQGTKRLNPDYVRSRVSLGASRPLSTANLEDQLRLLRSDPLLSNVEASLRTGSGVGQSILVVRVTEADAFDGTVSIDNYSPPSVGSERLGVTGSYRNLTGMGDELAAAYYRTTEGGSNIYDFSYRLPLNAMNGTLQLRTTISNNEVIQEPFKSFDIRGESQLYEISYRQPLVRSPREEFALSFGFTVQNGQTFTFAGATPFGFGPDKDGNSRTRVIKFGQDYVLRDVTGAWALRSLFSLGLGTFDATINPDPVPDGRFFSWLAQVQRVQRLNDINLLIAQAEVQLTPNGLLPSQQFVIGGGQSLRGYRQNARAGDNGVRFSLENRLTLEKDESGNSMLQIAPFFDAGVVWNVNNNPNQLQTQTFLAGVGLGILWQPIPSLNMRLDYGLPLIDLDDRGENAQDDGFYFSLGYKL; from the coding sequence ATGCGGTGGTATTTAAAGTTTAGGGTGCAGTGTGTATTTTTAGTTCCTGGTGTGTTACTGGTGGCATCGATCTCGCCAAGTTATGGCGATTTGTCTAATTCATCTGTATTTTTAGAATTACCACAGATATTGGCGCAAGCAGCAAATCCAGAAGGCGATCCAAATCGGCAAAGGTTTCCGCAATCTGCACCAGCCCCAGAACCGCTACCGCCAGAAACTCAAAAACCTGTGCAGCCGATTCCGACCCCAGAACCCTCGTCTGTGCCTGTTGTTGAAAGTATTCAGGTTAAGAAAATTGAGGTGACGGGGAGTACAATTTTGAAATCAGAGCAACTGAATGCTATCACTAGGCCAGTTGAAGGCCGTTCGGTTAGCTTGGAAGAACTGAGAAAAGTTGCCGATGATATTACCCAAATCTACCTTGAACGTGGCTACATCACCTCAAGAGCAATTTTGGTAGACCAAGCAATTACTGGTGGTGTAGTCCAAATTCGGGTAATTGAAGGTGGTCTAGAAAAAATTGAAATCCAAGGAACAAAACGCCTTAATCCTGATTATGTGCGATCGCGCGTCTCCCTTGGTGCTAGCAGACCTCTTTCCACAGCTAATTTAGAAGACCAGTTAAGATTGTTACGATCCGATCCCCTGTTATCCAATGTAGAAGCCAGCCTACGCACTGGTAGCGGGGTTGGTCAAAGTATTTTGGTAGTCAGAGTTACTGAAGCTGATGCCTTTGATGGGACAGTCAGCATTGATAATTATTCTCCACCTAGTGTTGGTTCTGAAAGATTGGGCGTTACTGGTAGTTATCGAAACCTCACTGGTATGGGTGATGAACTTGCAGCCGCTTATTACCGCACAACTGAGGGAGGCTCAAATATTTATGATTTTAGCTACCGATTACCTCTGAATGCGATGAATGGTACTTTACAACTACGCACCACCATTAGCAACAACGAAGTTATCCAAGAACCTTTTAAGAGCTTTGATATTCGGGGAGAATCTCAGTTATATGAAATAAGTTATCGCCAGCCTTTGGTGCGATCGCCCCGTGAAGAATTCGCTTTATCATTTGGCTTTACTGTCCAAAATGGTCAAACATTTACCTTTGCAGGCGCAACACCCTTTGGCTTTGGCCCCGACAAAGATGGTAACAGCCGCACCCGTGTAATTAAGTTTGGTCAAGATTATGTCCTCCGAGATGTAACAGGTGCATGGGCATTGCGATCGCTATTTAGTTTGGGTCTTGGTACCTTTGATGCCACCATCAATCCTGACCCTGTTCCCGATGGTCGCTTTTTTAGTTGGTTGGCACAAGTCCAACGGGTGCAACGGTTGAATGATATTAATCTTTTAATTGCCCAAGCCGAGGTACAACTAACGCCCAATGGTTTATTACCCTCTCAGCAATTTGTGATTGGTGGCGGTCAATCGTTGCGCGGTTATCGGCAAAACGCTCGTGCTGGCGATAATGGGGTACGATTCTCGCTAGAAAACCGCCTCACACTCGAAAAAGACGAATCTGGAAACTCTATGCTGCAAATTGCTCCATTTTTCGATGCGGGAGTTGTCTGGAATGTGAATAATAACCCCAACCAACTACAAACACAGACATTTTTAGCAGGTGTGGGACTGGGGATTTTATGGCAACCTATACCAAGTCTTAATATGCGGCTAGACTATGGTCTTCCCCTAATCGATCTGGACGACCGAGGTGAAAATGCTCAGGATGATGGCTTTTATTTTAGTTTAGGATATAAACTTTAA
- a CDS encoding COP23 domain-containing protein — protein sequence MLRQSLAILSGVALLSGLGAVFNTPSYAAGTIQFSCDTSNSLPATKATNVATGASLSVVRWYSEYFTGSGYDPVTRCQQVSARFQQAHNNGSLDYITAGVVNGMPVVCAATPGGSCNTSNLLFTLKRGVNAAETLQRLFDVRDGAGPALYESKGRTYINLTQKLAPLNASGGEARSTGSNGNGAAATPSKPGRAF from the coding sequence ATGTTGAGACAATCTTTAGCTATTCTGAGTGGAGTTGCACTTTTAAGTGGTCTAGGGGCAGTTTTTAACACACCAAGCTACGCAGCAGGGACGATTCAGTTTTCTTGCGATACTAGCAACTCATTACCTGCAACAAAAGCTACCAACGTTGCTACAGGTGCAAGTTTGTCAGTAGTTCGCTGGTACTCAGAGTATTTTACTGGTTCTGGATATGACCCCGTAACCCGGTGTCAGCAAGTGTCTGCAAGATTTCAACAAGCTCACAATAATGGTTCTTTAGATTACATCACCGCAGGGGTAGTTAACGGTATGCCTGTGGTTTGTGCAGCCACTCCTGGAGGTAGTTGCAACACCAGCAACCTGCTATTCACCCTCAAGCGTGGTGTGAATGCGGCAGAAACCTTGCAAAGACTCTTTGATGTGCGTGATGGTGCAGGCCCCGCTTTGTATGAATCAAAAGGTCGGACTTATATTAACTTGACACAAAAATTAGCTCCTCTGAACGCATCAGGAGGAGAAGCTCGATCTACTGGATCTAATGGTAATGGTGCAGCAGCTACACCAAGCAAGCCTGGTCGCGCATTCTAA
- a CDS encoding CAP domain-containing protein, which translates to MIKTTIYTVILGTIVLSSGAIATPVKNQNFAPVLSNGSRDTFKMAASRINTAALEQSVFIQINNYRTSQGLPALTRNAAIDNQARIHSQDMANGKVPFGHTGFSERVQAIGISYTAAGENVAYNQGYSDPATIAVQGWLKSPGHLANIKGNYDKTGIGLAATSTGKVYFTQIFLR; encoded by the coding sequence GTGATTAAAACAACAATCTACACTGTTATTTTAGGTACGATTGTTCTCAGTAGTGGAGCGATCGCTACTCCTGTAAAAAATCAAAATTTTGCACCCGTGTTATCAAACGGATCAAGGGATACTTTCAAAATGGCAGCATCTAGGATCAACACTGCTGCTCTAGAACAGTCGGTTTTCATCCAAATTAATAACTACAGAACTTCCCAAGGGCTACCAGCACTGACTCGTAATGCTGCCATCGATAATCAAGCTAGGATTCACAGTCAGGATATGGCTAATGGGAAAGTTCCCTTTGGACATACAGGATTTTCAGAGCGCGTTCAAGCAATTGGTATTTCTTACACAGCAGCTGGTGAAAATGTCGCTTACAACCAAGGATATAGCGATCCAGCCACGATCGCTGTTCAAGGCTGGCTCAAAAGTCCAGGGCATCTAGCCAATATAAAAGGCAATTATGACAAAACGGGGATTGGTCTTGCTGCCACCAGTACAGGCAAAGTCTACTTTACACAAATTTTCCTTCGCTGA
- a CDS encoding class I SAM-dependent methyltransferase, translating to MMAQQFQHAMLPQPTHDELARQNFMQSLKMHIFRNISPGNKVVYEKLAKPKFEQKHQRPPQNRHEIREAMQHEPYYRWTSALKRINQEILWDAVNTSVDRQLPELIERAKDRGGELGTLTLDPNFKIPNHQKAVDIHCMPGGYHSEFTADDLAAGATYDRGVYVYGLGWLGPLNNDMGLSIVQNYLLPEYPDFRPRKILDMGCSIGNSTLPYVDAYPDAEIHAIDVGAPMLRYAHARAEALGKGVHFSQQNAEHTNFPDESFDLVVSHILLHEIPPPVVRKVMQESYRLLAPGGMMLHLEAPLYRHMDVYTQFIFDWETANNNEPFWSAVRDLDLVTLATEAGFTADKTFEKFVPNGAWKAKVNNDGNSGSQGSWFVVAATK from the coding sequence ATGATGGCGCAACAATTCCAGCACGCTATGCTACCGCAACCCACTCACGATGAGTTGGCACGCCAAAACTTCATGCAAAGTCTGAAAATGCACATTTTCAGGAATATTTCTCCTGGAAATAAGGTAGTTTATGAAAAACTAGCCAAGCCGAAGTTTGAACAAAAACATCAGCGTCCTCCCCAAAATCGTCATGAAATTCGGGAAGCAATGCAGCATGAACCCTACTACCGATGGACTAGTGCCCTCAAGCGCATCAACCAAGAAATATTATGGGATGCTGTAAATACTAGTGTTGACAGACAACTGCCAGAGTTGATTGAGCGTGCCAAAGATCGGGGTGGTGAACTGGGTACTTTAACCCTCGACCCAAATTTTAAAATACCTAATCATCAAAAGGCTGTAGATATTCACTGTATGCCCGGAGGATATCACAGTGAATTCACTGCTGACGATCTAGCTGCTGGCGCAACTTACGATCGCGGCGTTTACGTTTATGGTCTGGGTTGGTTGGGGCCCCTTAACAATGATATGGGGCTATCTATAGTCCAAAACTACCTTCTGCCAGAGTATCCCGACTTTCGACCTAGAAAAATTCTCGATATGGGATGTTCTATTGGTAATAGCACATTACCCTACGTAGATGCTTACCCAGATGCAGAAATTCATGCCATAGATGTAGGCGCACCCATGTTGCGTTATGCTCATGCAAGAGCCGAAGCCTTGGGCAAAGGGGTACACTTCTCACAGCAAAATGCCGAGCATACTAACTTCCCAGATGAATCATTTGACTTAGTGGTTTCTCACATTTTGCTGCATGAAATTCCCCCGCCAGTCGTCCGTAAAGTTATGCAAGAATCTTATCGTCTACTGGCTCCTGGCGGTATGATGCTCCATCTGGAAGCACCCTTGTATCGTCACATGGATGTGTATACACAGTTCATTTTTGATTGGGAAACCGCTAACAACAACGAACCATTCTGGAGTGCTGTCCGCGATCTAGATTTGGTGACGCTAGCGACTGAAGCAGGTTTTACCGCAGATAAGACATTCGAGAAGTTTGTCCCTAATGGGGCATGGAAAGCAAAAGTCAATAATGATGGCAACTCAGGTAGCCAAGGCAGTTGGTTTGTAGTCGCGGCAACGAAGTAA
- a CDS encoding YqaE/Pmp3 family membrane protein: MDLVRILCAIFVPPLGVFLQVGFGTDFWINIVLTLFGYIPGIIHAVWIIARK, from the coding sequence ATGGATTTAGTTCGGATTCTGTGTGCCATTTTCGTACCGCCTTTGGGAGTCTTTTTACAAGTAGGCTTTGGTACAGACTTTTGGATTAATATTGTTTTGACACTTTTCGGTTACATTCCTGGAATTATTCATGCAGTGTGGATCATTGCTAGGAAATAA